The following proteins are encoded in a genomic region of Sesamum indicum cultivar Zhongzhi No. 13 linkage group LG8, S_indicum_v1.0, whole genome shotgun sequence:
- the LOC105167424 gene encoding DEAD-box ATP-dependent RNA helicase 53, whose amino-acid sequence MGSLLLIRRSSSSSKRLAVTALSHFFYEKSSVVSSHATISPNIRAYETGTAFSKPSPVFESTRGFHSGLALRAGFAVADYSDAEERRASNGSADEGLEISKLGISQDIVSALAGRGIDKLFPIQRAVLEPAMQGRDMIGRARTGTGKTLAFGIPIMDKIIKFNEKHGQGRNPLAIILAPTRELARQVDKEFAESAPRLDTLCVYGGVPISRQMSTLDRGVDVIVGTPGRVIDLIKRGALNLSEVQFVVLDEADQMLNVGFADDVETILGYITQKHQTMMFSATMPSWIVKLTRKFLKDPVTIDLVGESDQKLADGISLYAITSDIREKPAIIGPLITEHAKGGKCIVFTQTKRDADRLAYAMQRSFRCEALHGDISQNQRERTLSAFRDGRFNILVATDVAARGLDVPNVDLVIHYELPNSSEIFVHRSGRTGRAGKKGSAILIYSSHQYREVKAIEREVGCRFTELPKVAVEDGDLDMYGMEQGGRFGSGGNRGGGRFGDSGFGRSGGLSDSRGGRFGGYGNSGGGRFGGPGSGGGFGGYGNSGGGRFGGSSSGGGFGGQGSGRSGNFGGFGSGRSGGFGDLGGSERSSGFGRVGGSSRSSGFGDFSSDRSSGFGHSESGQTSRSTRFDGFDDHDGDNKNTGRRFL is encoded by the exons ATGGGTAGCCTCCTTTTGATCAGGagatcttcttcttcatcgaAGAGGCTCGCTGTCACTGCGCTCAGCCATTTCTTCTATGAGAAATCGTCTGTAGTCTCTTCTCATGCCACTATTTCTCCAAATATTCGCGCCTATGAAACTGGGACTGCTTTTTCTAAGCCTTCGCCTGTGTTTGAATCGACAAGGGGTTTCCATTCGGGCCTGGCTTTACGGGCTGGGTTTGCAGTGGCTGACTATTCTGATGCCGAAGAGAGAAGGGCTTCAAATGGGTCTGCCGACGAGGGGCTTGAGATCTCGAAGCTTGGGATTTCGCAAGATATTGTATCGGCCTTGGCAGGGAGGGGTATCGATAAGCTTTTCCCAATTCAG AGGGCAGTCTTGGAACCGGCTATGCAGGGTCGTGACATGATAGGTCGAGCAAGAACTGGAACAGGAAAGACGCTAGCTTTTGGGATTCCCATTATGGATAAAATCATTAAGTTCAATGAGAAGCATGG ACAGGGAAGGAATCCTTTAGCAATTATACTGGCCCCGACTAGAGAACTTGCTCGACAAGTTGACAAAGAATTTGCTGAGTCTGCCCCAAGATTAGATACATTGTGTGTCTATGGTGGTGTTCCGATATCTCGCCAAATGAGTACTCTTGACCGGGGTGTTGATGTGATTGTTGGCACTCCTGGCCGTGTCATTGATTTGATCAAGCGTGGTGCCTTGAATTTATCGGAAGTTCAATTTGTTGTCCTTGATGAAGCTGATCAGATGCTTAATGTgggatttgctgatgatgtTGAGACTATCTTGGGATACATTACACAGAAGCATCAGACAATGATGTTTTCAGCTACAATGCCAAGTTGGATAGTGAAGCTTACTCGGAAGTTCCTAAAAGACCCAGTTACCATTGACCTT GTTGGAGAATCTGATCAGAAATTAGCTGATGGGATTTCCCTGTATGCAATTACATCAGACATACGAGAGAAACCAGCAATAATTGGACCCCTGATAACT gAGCATGCAAAAGGAGGTAAATGTATTGTATTTACTCAAACAAAGCGTGATGCTGATCGATTGGCATATGCTATGCAAAGGAGCTTTAGATGTGAAGCGTTGCATGGTGATATCTCACAAAACCAAAGGGAGAGAACGCTGTCTGCTTTTAGAGATGGACGGTTCAATATTTTAGTGGCTACTGATGTAGCTGCCCGCGGCCTTGACGTTCCAAATGTTGATCTG GTGATACATTATGAACTTCCAAACTCATCAGAGATTTTTGTTCATCGATCGGGACGAACTGGTCGTGCTGGGAAGAAAGGTAGTGCAATTCTCATCTATTCGTCCCACCAATATAGAGAGGTTAAGGCTATTGAACGTGAAGTTGGATGCAGATTTACAGAG CTCCCTAAGGTAGCTGTTGAAGATGGAGACTTGGACATGTATGGCATGGAACAGGGTGGTCGGTTTGGTTCTGGTGGAAATAGGGGAGGTGGTCGATTTGGTGATTCTGGGTTTGGACGTTCTGGTGGTCTCAGTGATTCTAGGGGTGGTCGATTTGGTGGATATGGAAATTCTGGGGGTGGTCGTTTTGGGGGACCTGGTTCAGGTGGTGGATTTGGTGGATACGGAAATTCAGGGGGTGGTCGCTTTGGGGGATCTAGTTCAGGTGGTGGATTTGGTGGACAGGGTTCGGGCCGCTCGGGCAATTTTGGTGGTTTTGGTTCTGGGCGCTCAGGTGGTTTTGGAGACCTGGGTGGTTCAGAACGAAGCAGTGGCTTCGGAAGAGTTGGTGGTTCGAGTCGTTCAAGTGGTTTTGGGGATTTTAGTTCAGATCGTTCCAGTGGATTTGGCCATTCTGAATCTGGGCAGACCTCCCGTTCAACCCGCTTTGATGGATTTGATGACCATGATGGTGATAACAAGAATACAGGGAGGAGATTTTTGTGA